In the Shewanella sp. OMA3-2 genome, one interval contains:
- a CDS encoding DUF2333 family protein, giving the protein MLFTRNKVFAVGALVGLIGYFVSVWWSIEPDPIEPVAMQTDQGKLITGYATTNSLIATMETLLDKPGGWLANDMMPPSIFMDNMPAFEFGALEQSRDLALVMRKEFSRSQSQSTADTDLSSAHSKLNIEHTSWLVPSAESEYRDAIKLLKLYQARISDTGNTNAQFYARADNLNEWLKEVQKRLGSISQRLSASVGQDRLNTDLAGDSAARQSTPSAMSAEIKTNWWKIDDVFYESRGSAWALLNFMRAIEVDFADVLEKKNAEVSLRQIIRELEATQLTVWSPMVLNGNGFGLVANHSLVMANYISRANAAVIDLTNLLSQG; this is encoded by the coding sequence ATGCTATTTACAAGGAATAAAGTTTTTGCCGTCGGTGCTTTAGTCGGTTTAATAGGCTATTTTGTTAGCGTTTGGTGGAGTATAGAGCCAGACCCTATTGAACCCGTTGCTATGCAAACTGATCAGGGAAAGCTTATTACGGGGTATGCGACGACAAACTCGTTGATTGCCACAATGGAAACCTTACTTGATAAGCCTGGTGGTTGGTTAGCTAACGATATGATGCCACCGTCGATATTTATGGATAATATGCCGGCGTTTGAGTTTGGTGCGCTGGAACAGTCACGCGACTTAGCATTGGTTATGCGTAAAGAGTTTAGTCGCTCACAATCTCAGTCTACCGCAGACACGGATTTATCATCTGCACATTCCAAATTAAATATTGAACACACCAGTTGGTTGGTGCCCAGTGCTGAGAGCGAATACCGCGATGCGATTAAATTACTTAAGCTATACCAAGCTAGAATAAGTGATACTGGTAATACTAATGCGCAGTTTTATGCTCGTGCAGATAACCTCAATGAATGGCTCAAAGAAGTACAAAAGCGATTAGGCAGTATTTCTCAGCGCTTATCAGCGAGTGTCGGCCAAGATAGATTGAATACCGATTTAGCCGGTGATTCAGCCGCGCGTCAATCAACACCTTCAGCAATGAGTGCAGAAATTAAAACCAACTGGTGGAAAATTGATGATGTGTTTTATGAAAGCCGTGGGTCAGCATGGGCATTATTAAACTTTATGCGCGCTATTGAAGTTGATTTTGCCGATGTATTAGAAAAGAAAAATGCCGAAGTCAGCTTACGTCAAATAATTCGTGAGTTGGAAGCTACTCAGCTAACCGTGTGGAGCCCGATGGTGTTAAATGGTAATGGCTTTGGTTTGGTCGCTAACCACTCATTAGTGATGGCCAACTATATATCGCGTGCCAATGCAGCGGTAATTGATTTAACTAATTTACTTTCTCAGGGATAA
- a CDS encoding TIGR04219 family outer membrane beta-barrel protein: MNKTILATAIFGLLSVSSAQAATVVGFKVGGDLWQTDATGTFNADSNVGNATGLAQTYDYDSDTQGSVWLAIEHPIPIVPNLKIRENRLEGSASKDSSSFYYNGVNFEGASSVYNDLSNTDFVLYYEILDNDVVSLDLGAAYKQMHGSLRVDGLSLGEGSAVATQRDIDSGVIMAYGNAHVGIPGIGLFGFADVMIGVNETGVHDYSAGLGWQFDSIALDTLIRVGYRDFSFDVDGFSGTTQDMQFSGVFAGVELAF; encoded by the coding sequence ATGAACAAGACTATTTTAGCGACAGCCATTTTCGGTTTATTAAGTGTTTCTTCTGCACAAGCAGCAACAGTTGTCGGCTTTAAAGTCGGTGGCGATTTATGGCAAACTGACGCAACAGGGACGTTTAATGCCGACAGTAATGTAGGCAATGCAACAGGCCTGGCTCAAACCTATGATTATGATTCTGATACTCAGGGTAGTGTATGGTTAGCGATTGAGCATCCGATCCCGATTGTTCCTAACCTTAAAATTCGTGAAAACCGTTTAGAAGGTTCTGCTTCAAAAGACAGCAGTAGTTTCTATTATAATGGGGTGAACTTTGAAGGGGCATCAAGCGTTTACAATGACCTCAGTAATACTGATTTTGTATTGTATTATGAAATTTTAGATAATGACGTCGTGTCGCTAGACTTAGGTGCGGCGTACAAGCAAATGCACGGCTCATTACGCGTAGATGGCCTGTCATTAGGCGAAGGTTCAGCTGTCGCGACACAGCGTGATATCGATAGCGGCGTTATTATGGCTTACGGTAATGCACACGTTGGCATACCAGGAATAGGGTTGTTTGGTTTTGCTGATGTCATGATAGGCGTCAATGAAACCGGTGTGCATGACTACAGTGCAGGTCTGGGTTGGCAGTTTGATAGTATTGCACTCGATACGCTTATTCGTGTTGGATATCGTGACTTTAGTTTTGATGTCGATGGCTTTTCTGGTACCACCCAAGATATGCAGTTTTCAGGCGTATTTGCTGGTGTTGAGTTAGCATTTTAA